The nucleotide sequence CTCGCCCGGCACGGTGAGATTGACATACAGGCTGAAGCGGCGGGGCAGGCGGTTTTCCATCCAGTTCAACACCCGCATGCAGGCAATGCACAGCAAGGTGACGGCGATGGCGGACAGGTAAAAGCCCACCCCCACCAGGATGCCGATCACCGAGGACATCCACACCGACGCGGCCGAGGTGAGACCGCTGATGGACATGCCTTCCTTCATGATCATGCCGGCTCCGAGAAAACCCACCCCGGTCAATACACCTTGTGCCACGCGGGTCATGTCGCCATGCATGATGTCGGCGTGCGCACCGCCATACCAGAAACCCGAATAGCCGATCATGCTGATGACGCCGGTGGCAGCCATCGACACCAGGCCATAGGTGCGCATGCCGGCAGCGCGGCCATTCGACCAGCGTTCATAGCCGACCAGGCAGCCCAGGATCAGGCCACCCAGCAGATTGCAGGTAATCAGCAGGTTGACTTCCCATTTCTGGGCCGACCAGTACTGGTCTAGCAGTTGGGCAAAGGTAATGCTCATGGAGGGCTTTCTTGTTGGTATCCGTGGGTGCCACTTCAAGGCTAGGCCTGGCCGGTCAGACAGGCAAGCAGCTTGCTGCTACTGGCTGTCAGTTTGTGGGCGCAGCGCCTTGATGATGTAGAGGTCGAAACGGGTGGATTTGCCATCCAGCACTGCCGAAGGCTTGGCCCCTTCAATCGGGGCACCCAGCCGTGGCCGCTTGACCACGACCCGCACCTTGGCCGCCGTGATGGCGGCCTCCAGCAAACGGGCGCTGTCCATATCATCGCCAATCACCTGCTGAAAGGCCTGCATGTCTTTCTTGGCGGCCGCAGTTTTCTTGTCGGTATCGGGAAACATGGGATCGACAAATACCACTTCGGGGCGTTGTTCCGGCGGCAATTGCAGCAACCAGTCCGCCGAGTTGGCATGCACCAGCTGCATGCGTGCCGCAATGGCGGCGGTATCCGCCGCGCGGGCTGCGCGTTCCAGTGCATCAAACAGCAGGGCGGCTGCCACCGGCGAGCGCTCCACCATGGTGACCTGACAGCCCAGGCTGGCCAGTACAAAGCTGTCGCGCCCCAGGCCCGCCGTGGCATCCACGATGTGCGGCAGGTCTTTGGCCCCTTTCAGTCCCACTGCCTTGGCTACCGGCTGGCCACGGCCGCCACCCTGTTCGCGGCGGTGGCGTGCGGCACCTTCGACAAACTCGGCGTATACCGCGCCATGCTTGTTGCCGGTGGTGACCAGTTCCAGCCGCTGCGGGCCCAGCTCCAGCCAGTATCCCGCGTCGGGACGCCGGCTCAGCAAGGGCAGGGCAAAGCGGCTGGCCAGTCCTTCGGCATAGTCGCGGCGCGCGCTTTCGGCGCAGAACAGGGGCGTGACGGTCATGAGGCTTCCTTGAATAACTGCCGGCACGATACGGGATGCGCCGGACGGCGGCAAGCCGCCTGTCCGGCTCGACATTGCCAGCGGCAGCGGCAAGCGGCATAACAGCCGCATGCTGAAACTCGCCTTGTTCGTGTGCGGCGTGGTGTGCTGCGCCTTTCTGCCACAGCTGCCTTCCTTGTGGAATCTGAGCGGTCTGAGCCTGTTGGCATGGCTGCTGACGCGGCTGGCCCGTCCGCGCCCGGCCATGCTGGCCGGCTTGCTGGTGGCCTTCCTGCTGGGCTTGGGCTATGCCGATGCACGGGCGCAATGGCGGCTGGCACAGGAATTACCCGCCACGCAGTGGCAGCAGCCGTTGTTGCTGGAGGGTGTGGTGCGCGGGCTGCCCGCAGCAGGGGATTATGGTGTGCGCATGCAGTTTGAGGTGGAGCGGGTGCTGACTGCCGGAGCCCATTTGCCACCGCGCGTGCAACTGACGGTATTTGCCCGCAAGGGTGAACTGGTCATGGCTGCGCCATGGCATGCCGGTCAACGCTGGCAGCTGACGGCGCGCTTTCGCCCGCGCCAGTCCACCGCCAACCCCTTCGGCTTTGATGCCGAGCAGTGGCTATGGTCGGAAGGCGTGCTGGCCAGCGGCACGGTGCAGCCTGCTGCCCGGCAGCTGGGCGAGGCGCAGGATGCCACGGCCTGGGTGGACAGGCTGCGCGAGCGGCTGGTGTTGCGTATCGAGGCGGTGCTGGGGCGCAGCCGGGCCGCCGGACTGGTGGCCGGCCTCACCGTGGGGGCGCAGCAGCGCATTGATCGTGCCGAGTGGCAGAGCCTGGCACGTACCGGGCTGACGCATCTGGTGTCGATCTCCGGCCTGCATATCACCATGGTGGCCGGCATGGTCGCTGCCCTTGTGGCAGGTGTGCTGCGCCGCTGGCCGCTGGCATTTTGTCCTCCGCGCTTGCTCATTGTCGGTAGTGGTGTCGTGGCGGCCGCCTGCTATGCGGTGCTGGCCGGCTTTTCGGTGCCCACCCAGCGCACCCTGTACATGCTGGGCTGCATGGTACTGATGCTGCTGTGGCGGCGGCACTGGTCTGGCCTGCATATGTGGTGGCTGGCCTTGACGCTGGTGTTGCTGATTGACCCGTTTGCAGTGCTGGCGCCGGGGCTATGGCTGTCTTTCGGGCTGGTGGCGGCGTTGATGTTGTCGTCGGCAGGGCGGCGTCGGCCAGCCGGTAAGGCGTACCAGCTGTGGCGAGGGCAATGGGCGGCTACCGTGGCCTCGCTACTGCCGCTGCTGAGCCTGTTTGGCAATTTTCCGCTGGTGTCGCCGCTGGCCAATGCCGTGGCCATTCCCTTTGTGTCGGTGTTACTGACGCCGCTGGCATTGCTGGCCGTGGCCTTGCCGTGGGAGTGGCCCTTGTTGCTGAGCGGCTGGCTGGCCGAGTGGTTTTACCGTGGCGTGGACTGGCTGGCGCAATGGCCCATGTTGCAACTGGCCGCCGCGCCGTGGCCGCTGTTGCTGCTGGGGGGCATCGGCAGTCTATATTTGCTGGCTCCCGCCGGCATGCCCGGTCACTGGCTGGGGGCCAGCCTGCTGTTGCCGGCCTTGTGTTATCAGCCGCCACCGCCGCAGGCCGGGGAGTTCCGGGCGGTGGTGCTGGATGTGGGGCAGGGCTTGTCGGTACTGATCCAGACCCGGCAGCACGCCCTGTTGTTTGATACCGGGGCGGCCGAGGGCGGGCGCTGGGTCTTGCCGCAATTGCAGGGGCTGGGCATACGGCAACTGGATGTCTTGCTGCTGTCGCATCACGACAAGGACCACGATGCCGCCGCTGCCGATGTTGCTGCTGCTCTGCCGGTGCGGCGCATCCTGACCGGCCAGAAGGCCACGCTGGAGCAATACGGCTTGTCCGGTCAGCGCTGCCAGCGCGCTCAGAGCTGGGTCTGGGATGGTATCCGCTTTGACGTGCTCTGGCCGCCGGCCGCGGAAGTGCTGACGGATGACAACAGTCATAGCTGTGTGTTGCGGGTGGCGGGCCAGCGGCATGCGCTGATGCTGACCGGCGATGCACCGCGTGCGGTGGAGGAGCGGCTGGTGGCGGATTATGGCCAGCAATTGCGCAGCAGTGTGCTGGTGGTTGGGCATCATGGCAGTCGTACTTCCACTGCGCCGCTGTGGCTGGAAACATTGCAGCCGCAGCTATCGGTGCTGAGTGCGGGCTTTCTCAACCGTTACCGCCACCCGCATCCGCTGGTGTTGGCGGCCCTGCAGCAACAGGGCCGGGTATTGCGTACCGATGCCGATGGCTTGCTCAGCCTGACGCTGGGGGCGGAGGTGCGTTATGACTGCTATCGCCAACAGGCGGCACGCTACTGGCGCAGTGCCGGGCCTTGTGCCCAGGATGGCGAGCCGGCAGCACCGGCATCTGCCCGGCTAAAATGAGGAGCGGCTACCGCTGGCGCTGTACGCGGGCCACCACGCAGTTGCCCTTGCCCTGGTATTCCACTTGGTCAAACGACAGCTTGCGGGCAATCAGTATGCCGCGCCCGTGGCTGGCCATCAGCGAAGCCGCCGGGCAGTCTTCATATTGCTGCCAGTCAAAGCCCTCACCCATGTCCTGGATGGTGAAGCTGAAGCGGTCGGGCTCGCGCACAAAACTGATGCTGACTTCGCGTTGGCCCAGTACCGGGTCATGCTGGCGGCGCTCCAGTTCACTTTCCCAGTCGCCCTCGGCCTGCAGCCGGGTCTTTTCCTCGTAACTGATGGCGAGATTACCGTGCTCCACCGCATTGACCATCAGCTCAAACAGGCCGGTGGCTACTTTTTCCGGTTGCGTGCAGGTGCGCGCCAGCAATGCGGTGACGGTCTGCGCTTCCTTCAGCGTACGCAGCCGGAATTCGGCCTGCTGCAATTGCGCCAGTGCATCGAGATGCTGCTTGGCCAGCTCGCGAAAAGCCTGGTGGCGGTCCCAGTGACTGTGCGCTGCCTTGACCACGGCCAGCAGCATGTCGCGGGAAAAGGGTTTGGTCAGATAGTAGAAGGCACCGGCCTCCATGCCTTCCTGCACGCTGGCCGGCGAATTGATGGCCGTCTGCATGATGACCGGCAGGAAATTCAGCTCGGGGGTGTTCTTGATGCGCTTGAGCACATCAAAGCCGTTGAGGCCGGGCATCATCTTGTCGAGTAGCACCGTGGACAGGCTGCTGCCTTGCTGCTGGAGGATCTCCCAGGCCTGCTCGCCGCTCTCGGCACACAGCGTTTCGTAACCGGCTGCTTCCAGCAGTTCGGTCATCAGCTCCAGATTGAAGGGCTCGTCGTCAACGAGTAAAAGTCGATGTGACATGGCTTATCTCTTGGGATGTCGCGCTATTGTCGTGCCGGCGTGGCAGTACCGCGGTAAAGGCCGCACCGCGCGGGCTGAGGTTTTCGGCAAAGATGATGCCGTGGTGTGCCTGAATGATTTCCCGGCAGATGGCCAAGCCCAGGCCGGTGCCGCCGGCTCCGGTCTTGGTGGAGCTGCTCTGGATGAATTTGTCGAAGATGGTTTCCACCTCGTCCACCGGAATGCCGGGGCCGCTGTCTTCAACGCAGATGAGGATTTCCTCCTGCTGCTGGTTATTGAGTTGCAGCCGGGCGGTGACGCGGATGACTTCGCCGGCCGGGCTGAACTTGATGGCATTGGACAGCAGATTGCGTATCACCTGGCCCAGGCGGAAGGGGTCGATGTCGGCCGTCAGCTTTTCCGGCGTGCAGTACAGGTAAAGCTTGATGTTGTGGTTGCTGGCCAGCGGCGTCATTTCATCGCAGGCTTCGCGCAGGCAGTGAGCCAGATCGAAGTGACCGAAGTGGTAGTCCATCTTGCCGACTTCCATCTTGGCCAGATCCAGCAGGTCGTTCAGCAATTGCAGCAGGCGGTTGCCGCTGCTGTGGATGCGCTGGAAGTATTGTTCCAGCTTGTCGTCCTGCAGCAGTCTGGCGCGGGTTTCGCCAATTTCGGTAAAGCCGAGAATGGCGTGCATGGGGGTGCGCAGTTCGTGCGACATATTGGCCAGGAATTCGGTTTTGGCGCGGCTGTTTTCCTCGGCCAGGGTCTTGGCCTGACGCAGGGCATCTTCCATCTCGCGCTGGGCGGAGAAGTCCTGGTACAGCCAGATGGTGCCCAGTTTGGGTACCGAGGGATTGACTGCCCGGCCAAACATGCGGCACCAGATCAGCTTGCCGCTACCGGTGCGCAGCTTGACTTCGGACTGGACCACCTTGCCATCGTTCAGCAGGTTGTACAGCGCCCGCCCGGTGCGTTCCCATTGCTCCTGGCTCTCGAAGTAGGGCAGTGTGGTCTGGCCGATGACTTCGTCTTCCTCGCGTTCGAACAGGTCGAGAAAAGCGCCGTTAACCCGGCGCAGGTGGCGGTCGACGATATAGGCCATGGCCATGGGGCTGGCTTCCAGCAGCGCCGCCAGTTGCCGGCTTTGTACCTCTACCTGTTCGGCCAGGCTGTTTTTCAGCCGGATCAGCGCCGCTTCCTGTTCTTTACGCAGGCTGATGTCGCGGCATACCGCCACATAGAAGGAGTCGTCCGGTGCCTCTACCCGGCTGAGCGACAGTTCGACCGGCATCTGGCTGTTGTCGCTGCGCAGCAGGTGGGCTTCGAAGGTACGACCTTCGCGGGCGGCGGCAATCGATTCGAAGCTGATGCTGGGGCTGAGGCTGTACAGCTCGGTCAGCAGGGAGCCGACCGGCAGGTGTTCGATGGATTCGGCGCTCTGGCCGATCAGCTTGGCGGCTGCCGGATTGACATGGGTAATCAGGCCGCTGCGGTTGATCAGGATGATGGCATCGGAACTGGCTTGCAGAATGGCGCGCTGGCGCGCCTCGCTTTCGGCCAGCGCCTGTTCCGAGCTGGCGCGGTCGTTGATCTGTTCGCGCAGGGTGCGGTTATTCAGCTCCAGCTGATGATGCTGGCGGCGCAGCAGGGTGCGCAGGCCCTGGTTGTTGCTGATCTGGCGTTGTTGCAGGATCAGCAGCAGGCACATGATCAGGGCGGAAGTCGCGAGAATGCCATAGCCCTGTGCACTGAGCGCCGGCTGGTTGTCTTCCAGCGGATAGGCACCAAACAGCAGGTCGTAGCCGCCGATGCTGCGGCGGGTGGTCAGCAGCGGATTGCCGGATGGCAGGGCCTGCAGCGGATGAGAGTCGAGGCTGGGCCGGTCTGGCGCATCCTGGTTCCAGGCGACCAGCCGCACATGCTGCAAGGGATTGGGCTGGTCGGGATTGCTCTGGCTGCTTTGCAGCAGCAGGTCGCTGCGCAGGTTCACCAGCAGCAGGTGGCCGTCGTCATTCAGGTTGGCCATGATGTCCAGCCGGGGGGGCGCACCGGGAATCAGGGTGTTGAACATCAGCATGGGCTGGTTGCGATTGCGCGCCTGCTCCATCTTGCGGCGCGCATTGTCCAGGCTGCCCAGATCCATGCCTTGCGGCAGGGCATTGCCATCGTCCGGCAGATAGCTTTCCACCGGGTAATACATGGGCTGTTGCGGGCTGGTGACCAGATGCCGGTCTTTCAGCATGCGAATGCTGTTGGCAATGGCGGTTTCAAACTCGGTGCGCTGATTCGGTTCGATACGGCGCACGATGCCGATGCCGCCAAAGCGGCTTTCTTCCTTGAGTACCGTGGGGGCCAGCTCGCCCAGATTGGGGGGCGTGCCGGTGCTGTGGCGCTGGCGGATCAGGCTTTGCGCCAGCAGGTCGGTACGGTCGAGCATTTCCTGCAGCCGGGTGGCCAGCAGTTCGGTGCCCAGTTCGCCCCAGTGCTGCAGTTTTTCCTGTTCGCGCACGCGGTCGTTATCCAGCAGCAGCGCGTATTCCGCGCAGAGCAGGATAATGGTCAGTAGCGCTCCCAGCAGCAGGGAAGTGAAGCGACTCAGGCTGGTCGACATGATGTCCCGCTGGCTCAGGCCAGCTTGTCGTACAACGCAGCGAATTCGACGGCGAGCTTGTGCTTGGGATCCAGATAGATCATCGGGCGTGCTACATCGTGCGATTCGCGGATCTTGACCGAGGCCGACAAGGGCGGGTCCAGTACCGGCAGGCCTTCGGCACGCAGCTCGGCCACCAGTCGTACCGGCAGGCTGGCGCGCGGCTGGAACTGGTTGACCACGATGCCTTCTACTTGCAGCGCCGGATTGTGATCGGCACGGATTTCCTCGACGCTGGCCATCAGGTTGTACAGCGCCTGGCGCGAGAAAGCGTCGCAGTCAAATGGAATCAGGCAGCGGTCGGCGGCAATCAGCGCCGAGCGGGTAAAGAAATTCAGCGCAGGCGGGGTGTCGATCCAGATTTCGTCAAAGTCACCGGCCACCTGGTCCAGTGCTTCTTTCAGCTTGAACATCTTGTAGCGGCTTTCCAGCTTCACCATCAGCTCGCTCAGCTCCGGGTGCGAGGCCAGCAGTTGCAGTGCATCAAACGGCGTGTCGCTGACGAAATCCTGCAAATCCTTGCTGTACATGCTGATATTGAGCATCTGGCCAAAAAAACCGGCGGCCGATTTTTCGGCGGCGGGCTGGATGGCTCCGCTCAGATACTGGCTGGCATTGCCCTGGGCATCCAGATCGATCAGCAATACCTTCTTGCCTCGACGGGCGGCAACCGCCGCCAGGTTGGCGGTAATGGTGGATTTGCCTACTCCACCTTTCTGATTGAACACCACACGACGGATGGCGTGCATGGGATCTCCCTCTGGCAATGCCGGTGAATGCGCTGACAAATCAATGACGGTGATTTTGCCGCCAGCCTGTCTGATTGATGCAGGCTGGGCGGTGCTTATCGGTTGGTTTGGCTCCGAATATATCAGAAGCCGGCCAGGCCTTTGCATACGTATTGCATCTGCTGAAAACTGGCAGAGTTTTGTGTCACCGGCATGGCCTTTATCTGGCTGTCATTGTAAGTGTAGCTGGCAATCTGCCGGCCATTTTCATCAAACAGCACCATGGCGGTCAGCCGGAAGGTGCGTGCCGAGCAGTCGATCAGCCAGCTGTTGATGGAGACCTTGTGGCGCGGGGTGGAGAGGAAGTTTTCCTTGCGCAGATTGAAAATGGTCTTGCGGTCGCGGAAAGTGACCACCGAGCCTTGCGGCTTGATCGACAGCTTGTCCAGTTCGTTCAGGATATTGCCGTTGGGCGAGACACCGAGGTTTTCCCAGTCGGCATTTGCCTGTGACAGCGTTGGGCCGGGGCCTGGCCGCGGCTTGGTCGGGCTGGTCTGGGGCGGCAGGGTGGTGCAGGCGGCCAGCAGGCTGCCACAGGCTGCCAGGGCGAGCAGACGATAAAACATGCTTGATCTCCGGTTTGATGCGCACAGTTTCGCATAGGCCGCCCTCAGGGGGAAATCGTGCGGGCCATGCGGCGGCAAGTTGCAGCGCGATTGGAGTTTTGTTACTGCCAGCGGTTCAGCAGCGAGGGGAGAATATCTTGTGGCGAGAACGATTTTTTACAATTTCTGAAAGTTTATAGCGCATACGGCTAGGAACTTTCCTAGTGGCAGCAGGGTCTTTCATGCACGAGAGCATTTTCCTCTTCGTTTCACATTGTCTCCATCCAACTTGTTGCCGCCCCTTCCCGGGCGGCTTTTTTTTGCTGCCAGCCGCTTTGCCGTACAATAGGTAGCTTCCCATGACTTCGACAGGTTGCTGCCATTTGTCGCGCTGGTGTTTCCAGCCGGATCTGGTCTCTTTTCCGCATGCAGGACGCACTCTCCCTACTTGGCAATATCTTTGGCTACCCGGCGTTTCGTGGGCAACAGGCGGAGATCGTCAATCATATCGTCGAAGGCGGTCACGCACTGGTGCTGATGCCTACCGGTGGCGGCAAAAGCCTGTGCTACCAGATACCAGCCCTGCTGCGGCCGGGCATCGCCATCGTGGTGTCGCCGCTGATCGCGCTGATGCAGGACCAGGTGGCCGCGCTGACCGAAGTGGGTGTCGCAGCGGCCTGCCTTAATTCAGCCACCTCGCCGGAAGACGCACGCGCCATCGCCATGCAGGCGCGGGCCGGCACGCTGGATCTGCTCTATGTCGCCCCCGAGCGGCTGCTGACGCCCCGTTTTCTCGATTTTCTGGCCCAACTGGATATTGCACTGTTTGCCATCGACGAAGCGCATTGCGTCAGCCAGTGGGGGCACGATTTCCGCCCGGAATACCAACAGCTGGGCATGCTGGCCGAACATTATCCACAAGTGCCGCGTATTGCCCTGACGGCAACGGCCGATCCGCAAACCCGCGAAGACATCCTGCATTACCTGAAACTGGGCGACGCACGGGTGTTTCTGTCCAGCTTCGACCGCCCCAATCTGTTCTATCAGGTGGTGGAAAAGCACAATGCCAAAAAGCAGCTGCTGGACTTCATCAATAATGAATATCCCGGTGCTTCCGGCATCGTGTACTGCCTGTCGCGCAAACGGGTGGAAGAAACCGCCGAATGGCTGAGCCAGAACGGCATTCCCGCGCTGCCTTACCATGCCGG is from Aquitalea aquatilis and encodes:
- a CDS encoding ATP-binding protein translates to MSTSLSRFTSLLLGALLTIILLCAEYALLLDNDRVREQEKLQHWGELGTELLATRLQEMLDRTDLLAQSLIRQRHSTGTPPNLGELAPTVLKEESRFGGIGIVRRIEPNQRTEFETAIANSIRMLKDRHLVTSPQQPMYYPVESYLPDDGNALPQGMDLGSLDNARRKMEQARNRNQPMLMFNTLIPGAPPRLDIMANLNDDGHLLLVNLRSDLLLQSSQSNPDQPNPLQHVRLVAWNQDAPDRPSLDSHPLQALPSGNPLLTTRRSIGGYDLLFGAYPLEDNQPALSAQGYGILATSALIMCLLLILQQRQISNNQGLRTLLRRQHHQLELNNRTLREQINDRASSEQALAESEARQRAILQASSDAIILINRSGLITHVNPAAAKLIGQSAESIEHLPVGSLLTELYSLSPSISFESIAAAREGRTFEAHLLRSDNSQMPVELSLSRVEAPDDSFYVAVCRDISLRKEQEAALIRLKNSLAEQVEVQSRQLAALLEASPMAMAYIVDRHLRRVNGAFLDLFEREEDEVIGQTTLPYFESQEQWERTGRALYNLLNDGKVVQSEVKLRTGSGKLIWCRMFGRAVNPSVPKLGTIWLYQDFSAQREMEDALRQAKTLAEENSRAKTEFLANMSHELRTPMHAILGFTEIGETRARLLQDDKLEQYFQRIHSSGNRLLQLLNDLLDLAKMEVGKMDYHFGHFDLAHCLREACDEMTPLASNHNIKLYLYCTPEKLTADIDPFRLGQVIRNLLSNAIKFSPAGEVIRVTARLQLNNQQQEEILICVEDSGPGIPVDEVETIFDKFIQSSSTKTGAGGTGLGLAICREIIQAHHGIIFAENLSPRGAAFTAVLPRRHDNSATSQEISHVTSTFTR
- a CDS encoding ATP-binding response regulator, which produces MSHRLLLVDDEPFNLELMTELLEAAGYETLCAESGEQAWEILQQQGSSLSTVLLDKMMPGLNGFDVLKRIKNTPELNFLPVIMQTAINSPASVQEGMEAGAFYYLTKPFSRDMLLAVVKAAHSHWDRHQAFRELAKQHLDALAQLQQAEFRLRTLKEAQTVTALLARTCTQPEKVATGLFELMVNAVEHGNLAISYEEKTRLQAEGDWESELERRQHDPVLGQREVSISFVREPDRFSFTIQDMGEGFDWQQYEDCPAASLMASHGRGILIARKLSFDQVEYQGKGNCVVARVQRQR
- a CDS encoding class I SAM-dependent methyltransferase: MTVTPLFCAESARRDYAEGLASRFALPLLSRRPDAGYWLELGPQRLELVTTGNKHGAVYAEFVEGAARHRREQGGGRGQPVAKAVGLKGAKDLPHIVDATAGLGRDSFVLASLGCQVTMVERSPVAAALLFDALERAARAADTAAIAARMQLVHANSADWLLQLPPEQRPEVVFVDPMFPDTDKKTAAAKKDMQAFQQVIGDDMDSARLLEAAITAAKVRVVVKRPRLGAPIEGAKPSAVLDGKSTRFDLYIIKALRPQTDSQ
- a CDS encoding MgtC/SapB family protein, giving the protein MSITFAQLLDQYWSAQKWEVNLLITCNLLGGLILGCLVGYERWSNGRAAGMRTYGLVSMAATGVISMIGYSGFWYGGAHADIMHGDMTRVAQGVLTGVGFLGAGMIMKEGMSISGLTSAASVWMSSVIGILVGVGFYLSAIAVTLLCIACMRVLNWMENRLPRRFSLYVNLTVPGEQHWTVDKISGDLRSLGVIVHEESISLKVGPDGSEWSFMVSAINKHHLINVVDLSSAIMELEAIETFSIQPARN
- a CDS encoding ParA family protein is translated as MHAIRRVVFNQKGGVGKSTITANLAAVAARRGKKVLLIDLDAQGNASQYLSGAIQPAAEKSAAGFFGQMLNISMYSKDLQDFVSDTPFDALQLLASHPELSELMVKLESRYKMFKLKEALDQVAGDFDEIWIDTPPALNFFTRSALIAADRCLIPFDCDAFSRQALYNLMASVEEIRADHNPALQVEGIVVNQFQPRASLPVRLVAELRAEGLPVLDPPLSASVKIRESHDVARPMIYLDPKHKLAVEFAALYDKLA
- a CDS encoding surface-adhesin E family protein — its product is MFYRLLALAACGSLLAACTTLPPQTSPTKPRPGPGPTLSQANADWENLGVSPNGNILNELDKLSIKPQGSVVTFRDRKTIFNLRKENFLSTPRHKVSINSWLIDCSARTFRLTAMVLFDENGRQIASYTYNDSQIKAMPVTQNSASFQQMQYVCKGLAGF
- a CDS encoding DNA internalization-related competence protein ComEC/Rec2, giving the protein MLKLALFVCGVVCCAFLPQLPSLWNLSGLSLLAWLLTRLARPRPAMLAGLLVAFLLGLGYADARAQWRLAQELPATQWQQPLLLEGVVRGLPAAGDYGVRMQFEVERVLTAGAHLPPRVQLTVFARKGELVMAAPWHAGQRWQLTARFRPRQSTANPFGFDAEQWLWSEGVLASGTVQPAARQLGEAQDATAWVDRLRERLVLRIEAVLGRSRAAGLVAGLTVGAQQRIDRAEWQSLARTGLTHLVSISGLHITMVAGMVAALVAGVLRRWPLAFCPPRLLIVGSGVVAAACYAVLAGFSVPTQRTLYMLGCMVLMLLWRRHWSGLHMWWLALTLVLLIDPFAVLAPGLWLSFGLVAALMLSSAGRRRPAGKAYQLWRGQWAATVASLLPLLSLFGNFPLVSPLANAVAIPFVSVLLTPLALLAVALPWEWPLLLSGWLAEWFYRGVDWLAQWPMLQLAAAPWPLLLLGGIGSLYLLAPAGMPGHWLGASLLLPALCYQPPPPQAGEFRAVVLDVGQGLSVLIQTRQHALLFDTGAAEGGRWVLPQLQGLGIRQLDVLLLSHHDKDHDAAAADVAAALPVRRILTGQKATLEQYGLSGQRCQRAQSWVWDGIRFDVLWPPAAEVLTDDNSHSCVLRVAGQRHALMLTGDAPRAVEERLVADYGQQLRSSVLVVGHHGSRTSTAPLWLETLQPQLSVLSAGFLNRYRHPHPLVLAALQQQGRVLRTDADGLLSLTLGAEVRYDCYRQQAARYWRSAGPCAQDGEPAAPASARLK